In the Clostridium sp. 'White wine YQ' genome, AAATTTTGATATGGGACAAATGATGAATATTTTAAGTGGAATGGGTACAGAAGGATTTAATATGAATAACATGGGAGAAATGGCAGGACTTGCAGCTCTACTAAATCAGATGAGTGGAAATAATCAAGGAAATCAAATGAACGGAAATAATCCTGGAGGTCAAATGGATCCGGGTATGTTTAATAATTTATTTAATAATGTAAATAATACCTATAAAGAAAATCCAAATGATGATAGGAATATGCAAATGTTAAAAGCTCTAAGAAGTATAGTAGATACTCAAAGAGCTAAGTTCCTAGATAAGGTAATAGACATGTATGAAAAAGGAAAATTTTATGACTAAATACTAAATAAAATGAATAAACTTATTGTTTAGGGTAATAATAAAAATGTAAGGAGAGATTTCTCCTTGTTATAAGAGCATAGCTTTTTATAACAAACCCCCCATCCCCCTTTTTGGGCCGCATTAGCGGCCTTTTATTTTTCATATAAACTTACTGAAGATACTTTATAATCTTTGTTTGAGGGGATAACCTTTGCCTTAATAATAATAGAGTCATTTTTGGAGGTTGATTTATTTGTTCGTTTAAAATTAATCTGCCATATAATAGAAGTTATATCACCATTCTTATCCCATTTATCATCTAAGAAAAATGCATCCTGAAACTTATAGCTATAGACATTTTTATCTAGTTTCCATAAGAGAGCAGCATCACTTTCAGTAGTAGAGTCGCAGAAAAAACTTGGAAGTTCATATGGAACTGAAGCAGCCTCTATTGCATCAATTAGTTCAGTGACAGATTGTCTACCAGGAACTGTGTACTGATCGTAGGAAGTGTTCTTGAAATTGTTACCAATTAGCATATAACTATCAAAGGTTAAAAGTCCATCTACAACTTTTCCAGAAAAGAACTTTGGAGTTTTATTGTTTTGTGAGTTTAGTATACCAATAACATTATTGGTTGAACAAAAGTAATCCTTAAATTCAAGCCCAGTCCATGAAAATATATGAGAAATTGCGGAACC is a window encoding:
- a CDS encoding VCBS repeat-containing protein translates to MKLRVLFLHKKQIFFLLMFLILCFISVILFNLFSQKEYGDSLSVFAKEDYEKGLKKDLNADGKEDVINVTTKDDKYYVGATINNKSYMLSPDTKLASLGKEYPYWGIRLFMKDISRDGIPEIFLQSSQEGSAISHIFSWTGLEFKDYFCSTNNVIGILNSQNNKTPKFFSGKVVDGLLTFDSYMLIGNNFKNTSYDQYTVPGRQSVTELIDAIEAASVPYELPSFFCDSTTESDAALLWKLDKNVYSYKFQDAFFLDDKWDKNGDITSIIWQINFKRTNKSTSKNDSIIIKAKVIPSNKDYKVSSVSLYEK